One Saccharomycodes ludwigii strain NBRC 1722 chromosome VI, whole genome shotgun sequence DNA segment encodes these proteins:
- the UTP4 gene encoding small subunit rRNA maturation protein UTP4 (similar to Saccharomyces cerevisiae YDR324C | UTP4 | U Three Protein), which translates to MTTSNEVLIHRSRFVNFEQGNITSLAFSHNSNVNKITPNDLRLAVGRSDGQIEIWNPRNDWFQELLIPNAAERSIEGLVWCNIPGESLRLFSIGGTTVVTEWDLSTGLPLRNYDCNSGVIWSIAINSSHTKLAVGCDNGNVVIINISGGPGVFEHENILQRQDSRVLTVAWKTDDFVIGGCSDGRIRIWSVKREEYGRLLHTMKVDKSKKESTLIWCVLYLPLRDQIVTGDSTGSVKIWDFKFATLKQSFKPHDVDVLCLATDATNTRIFSAGIDRKIYNFTYEQQNFKNVSNWTISTNRLFHASDVRAMASYQSKGADFLVSGGVEKSIIVSSLTSFADSSYRKLSVVPFKPQTIINEEQRLVCSWKDQVVKIWFIGEDVVTGSNKNYKLVCKLVLKDTENINTCALSKDGQILIVGRLTVTKIFYLHPTSEVLKVTKLDNRFLSSNGCKNIKFIDNTNVILVTPEDEIFMVDLENEEEGATKCFSEFKLPDLNSHKSKISYMDKINLMEVSSKFNSALITRICGAVDYIDMTTNEVFPIARLTNYITAINFNENRKSIILTTAGNKIYEFNVPKNKKLHDDEGDTEESSLTQWSKANSDFLPVQFSTLKDKCLGIFPDKENRVWFWGNTWLCNFDFSYDIPTSRRKKVSTKRTHDGLTVVNSNNYIYGGGNSQEVDEDEVDEDEDANMDLYMIKAAKVDRPLLNISSDNNNIFYMCEKYKPILYAGRLSAEKNEMIVVEMPTLKSSKTGYYNLPKLKFK; encoded by the coding sequence ATGACAACGTCTAATGAAGTCTTGATTCATAGATCAagatttgttaattttgaaCAGGGTAACATCACATCATTAGCATTTTCTCATAATTCAaatgtaaataaaataacaccaAACGATTTAAGACTCGCAGTTGGGAGATCTGATGGCCAAATTGAAATTTGGAATCCAAGGAATGATTGGTTTcaagaattattaattccCAACGCCGCAGAAAGATCTATTGAAGGATTGGTTTGGTGCAATATCCCTGGAGAATCACTAAgattattttctattggTGGCACCACTGTAGTGACAGAATGGGATTTGTCTACTGGGTTACCATTAAGAAACTACGACTGTAATTCAGGTGTGATTTGGTCCATTGCAATCAATTCATCTCACACTAAGTTAGCAGTTGGTTGTGATAATGGAAATGTTGTTATAATAAACATTTCTGGTGGTCCAGGCGTTTTTGAacatgaaaatattttgcaaaGACAAGATTCAAGAGTATTAACAGTAGCTTGGAAGACCGATGATTTTGTGATTGGTGGGTGTTCTGATGGAAGAATAAGGATTTGGTCCGTAAAGAGGGAAGAGTATGGCAGACTATTGCACACTATGAAAGTGGACAAATCCAAAAAGGAATCCACTTTAATTTGGtgtgttttatatttaccATTAAGGGACCAAATAGTCACTGGTGATTCTACTGGCTCGGTTAAAATTTGGGATTTTAAATTTGCTACTTTAAAGCAATCTTTTAAGCCACATGATGTTGACGTATTGTGCTTGGCCACAGATGCCACTAATACCAGGATTTTCAGCGCAGGAATTGACAggaaaatttataattttactTATGAACAACagaattttaaaaatgtttccaATTGGACCATATCTACCAATAGGTTATTCCATGCGAGTGATGTTAGAGCTATGGCTAGCTATCAATCAAAGGGTGCGGATTTCTTAGTTTCTGGTGGTGTAGAAAaatctattattgtttCGTCATTAACATCATTTGCCGATTCCAGTTATAGGAAACTGTCTGTTGTTCCGTTTAAACCTCAAACCATAATAAACGAAGAACAAAGACTAGTATGCTCATGGAAGGACCAAGTTGTCAAAATATGGTTTATTGGGGAAGATGTAGTTACTGGcagcaacaaaaattataagCTGGTTTGTAAATTAGTTTTAAAAGACACTGAAAACATAAATACATGTGCATTATCAAAAGATGGCcaaattttaattgttgGCAGGTTAACTGTCACtaagattttttatttgcatCCAACCAGTGAAGTTTTAAAAGTCACTAAATTGGATAATAGATTTTTGTCAAGTAATGGATGTAAGAACATCAAGTTTATTGATAACACTAATGTCATTTTAGTTACCCCAGAAGATGAAATATTTATGGTTGACttagaaaatgaagaagaggGTGCCACTAAATGTTTTTCTGAGTTCAAATTACCAGATTTAAATAGTCACAAATCAAAGATTTCATATATGGACAAGATTAATTTAATGGAGGTTAGTTCAAAATTTAATTCTGCTTTAATAACTAGGATTTGTGGTGCTGTTGATTATATCGACATGACTACAAATGAAGTTTTTCCGATAGCCCGTTTAACAAACTATATTACTgctattaattttaacgaaaatagaaaatcaATTATTTTAACTACTGCTGgcaataaaatttatgaaTTTAATGtaccaaaaaataagaagCTACATGATGACGAGGGTGATACTGAAGAAAGCTCTCTAACACAATGGTCTAAAGCTAATTCGGATTTCTTACCAGTACAATTTAGCACACTAAAGGACAAATGCTTGGGTATTTTTCCAGACAAGGAAAATAGGGTATGGTTTTGGGGCAACACATGGCTGTgcaattttgattttagtTATGATATTCCAACTAgtagaaggaaaaaagtaTCTACTAAAAGAACACATGATGGCTTGACTGTTGttaattctaataattACATATATGGTGGTGGGAATTCCCAGGAAGTTGATGAGGATGAAgttgatgaagatgaagatgccAACATggatttatatatgatcAAAGCTGCTAAAGTTGATAGACCACTTCTAAATATTTCAtcagataataataatattttctacatgtgtgaaaaatataaaccaaTTTTGTATGCTGGAAGGCTATCTgctgaaaaaaatgaaatgaTTGTTGTAGAAATGCCAACATTAAAATCCTCAAAGACTGGGTATTACAACTTACCAAAACTCAAGTTTAAATAG
- the YCG1 gene encoding condensin subunit YCG1 (similar to Saccharomyces cerevisiae YDR325W | YCG1 | Yeast Cap G) encodes MMSSNDNSSSSVINQDIPSSSQEGYLTENTIDQQIFRSIADVFQKAQLTYAGHRKHVAILRKIQMKAYQQNYDEIFNLWFCKMISKVLLIKKTDPLGDRIVRLVAGFIASWEKHVIKVNEELGNDTNDEALGFSKFLNTFMRYILRAIECKNKIIRYRVTQFIAIIMDNITEIDEELFDILSWSISKRVTDKEPSVRIQAIFCMTKFQNDEEVDNSDNDSDINAIKTLIKILRNDPAPEVRRASMLNLIQNNDTVPFILERIRDVNVINRRLIFSRVLKNFDDFTMINRNILEKLITWGMEDREESVRRACSNLISHHWLNKVNGDIMKLLKKLNVTKSSIANKVLMTLFRNRHDIIEKITFPKEVWQNLTPEVSFLLKVFYQYCLENDLQSVIEDNFFESAELATIIKLYANGAFEEKNEEDLFIFQQLLDVASKYDYSDEIGRRDMLNLVRNILFTQILDQQTTKLSINTLKKLAINEKDFIAITIDIIQDIRDEQIENGEISNTDNLSEVEELEENGKDNKTDTNIKNSLNKNGIIGDDVKETEDDSVAIESFASAVDGYVNQSLANSSRISESNVSQSLIVDDLDETTLVRCLNMSRYMLEIVEEPADSITMSSLIDTLITPAVRNTDPDIRNLGIRNLGLCCLLDIELATENMYILGMCVSKGNPTLKKIALEVIVDIFSLYGTKIVDGEGKVDSLSIHKIFYRVLKNADHPECQSVAAEGLCKLFLCDTFVDDDLFETLILSYFSPANQDNELLIQAFAFCLPVYCYSHIQHQEKMAKIAADVLFRLSMLWSDIQSGEDSSYSNDSMLKPSKILQQLVDWVDPFRVVKLSEEDALRSNTQLEFLHVLLQIFERFENKNVKKMILTSLNRFKVCKEKDLKLMMNIRESLEDILENDPIDKVCINSMNKFLTDLSKCIEENDQSVENSSHTNEEEEEDEEEHEQEKKEEYSNLQEEQTTATNKEFNNNIKDNANISFIMNSKISDLGGVGEEKEKEKEKEKEKEKEKEKEKEKGKFDDDLISTKGIKRRRESNSDSEGEEHFDDAIDKKEDNSENKGLVNQKLEVSDSVDFRINDSALSTTDYNATTPSGSNLNHQKKNVSFAFPDVSSDELSSVSYVDNNDEN; translated from the coding sequence atGATGTCTAGTAATGATAATTCGTCTTCTTCCGTAATTAATCAAGACATTCCAAGCAGTTCTCAAGAGGGTTATCTTACAGAAAACACGATAGATCAACAAATTTTCAGGTCTATTGCAGATGTTTTCCAAAAGGCACAATTAACTTATGCTGGGCATAGAAAACATGTTGCcattttaagaaaaatacaGATGAAAGCTTACCAACAAAATTATGATGAGATTTTTAATCTGTGGTTTTGTAAAATGATCTCAAAGGTTTTACTTATAAAAAAGACGGATCCTTTGGGTGACAGAATCGTTAGATTAGTGGCGGGATTTATAGCTAGCTGGGAAAAGCATGTTATAAAAGTAAATGAAGAACTGGGCAACGATACAAATGATGAAGCACTGGGCTTTAGTAAGTTTTTAAACACATTTATGCGATATATTCTAAGAGCCATAGAATGcaagaataaaattattcgTTATAGGGTTACACAATTCATTGCCATCATTATGGATAATATAACTGAAATAGATGAAgaattatttgatattttatcttGGTCCATTTCGAAAAGGGTTACCGATAAAGAGCCCAGCGTTAGAATCCAAGCTATTTTTTGCATGACCAAGTTTCAAAACGATGAAGAGGTTGATAACAGTGACAATGACAGTGATATTAACGCCattaaaactttaataaaGATCCTAAGAAATGACCCAGCACCTGAAGTACGTAGAGCTTCTATGCTAAATTTGatacaaaataatgatacaGTTCCATTTATATTAGAAAGGATAAGAGATGTAAATGTTATTAACAGAAGATTAATCTTTTCTAgagttttgaaaaattttgacGATTTCACCATGATAAATAGAAacattttagaaaaattgaTTACTTGGGGGATGGAGGATAGAGAAGAAAGTGTTCGTAGAGCCTGTTCTAATTTGATTTCACATCATTGGTTAAATAAAGTGAATGGCGATATTATGaaacttttgaaaaaattgaatgtGACAAAATCGTCTATCGCtaataaagttttgatGACTTTATTTAGGAATAGACACgatattattgaaaagatAACATTTCCTAAAGAGGTATGGCAAAATTTAACGCCCGAAGtctcatttttattaaaggtATTTTATCAGTATTGCTTAGAAAATGATTTACAAAGCGTTATTgaagataatttttttgagtCTGCTGAATTGGCCACCATTATAAAACTATATGCAAATGGCGCttttgaagaaaagaatGAGGAAGACCTCTTTATCTTCCAACAGTTATTGGATGTAGCCTCAAAATATGACTATAGCGATGAAATAGGTAGAAGAGATATGCTAAATTTAGTTCgaaatattttgtttacaCAGATATTAGATCAACAAACGACAAAATTATCTATAAATACTTTAAAGAAGTTAGctattaatgaaaaagattttatagCTATCACCATTGATATCATCCAGGATATTCGAGATGAACAGATTGAAAACGGGGAGATTTCTAATACTGATAACTTAAGCGAAGTAGAAGAGCTGGaagaaaatggaaaagataataaaacggataccaacattaaaaatagtttGAATAAAAACGGCATAATTGGTGATGACGTTAAAGAAACTGAAGATGACTCTGTTGCCATTGAATCTTTTGCTTCGGCTGTTGATGGATACGTAAATCAATCTTTGGCTAATTCTAGTCGTATTTCTGAAAGTAATGTTTCCCAATCTTTAATTGTTGATGATTTAGACGAAACTACATTAGTAAGATGTTTGAATATGTCAAGGTATATGTTAGAAATTGTCGAAGAACCAGCTGATAGTATTACAATGTCCTCATTGATTGATACTTTGATTACACCTGCGGTTCGCAATACTGATCCAGATATTAGAAACTTGGGAATAAGGAACTTAGGTTTATGCTGTTTATTGGATATTGAATTGGCTACAGAGAATATGTATATTCTAGGTATGTGTGTTTCTAAGGGTAATCCTACTCTAAAGAAAATAGCACTGGAGGTCATTGTGGATATCTTTTCCTTGTATGGTACAAAGATAGTCGATGGTGAGGGAAAAGTTGATTCTTTATCTAttcataaaatattttatcgaGTGTTAAAAAATGCTGATCACCCTGAATGTCAATCAGTAGCGGCAGAAGGATTATGCAAGTTATTTTTGTGTGATACCTTTGTTGATGACGATCTATTTGAAAcattaattttatcttatttttctcCAGCAAACCAGGACAACGAGCTTTTGATTCAAGCCTTTGCATTTTGTTTACCAGTATATTGTTATTCCCATATTCAGCATCAAGAGAAAATGGCTAAGATTGCGGCTGACGTGTTGTTTAGATTGTCCATGTTATGGTCAGATATACAGTCTGGAGAAGATAGTTCTTATAGCAACGATTCGATGTTGAAACCAAGTAAAATTTTACAGCAGTTGGTTGATTGGGTAGACCCATTTCGTGTTGTAAAGTTATCTGAAGAGGATGCTTTGAGATCAAATACTCAATTGGAATTTTTACATGTGTTATTGCAAATATTTGAAAGgtttgaaaacaaaaacgtaaaaaaaatgattttaacTAGTTTGAATAGATTTAAGGTttgtaaagaaaaagactTAAAGTTAATGATGAATATACGAGAATCTTTAGAagatattttggaaaacgATCCCATAGATAAAGTTTGTATTAATTCCatgaataaatttttgaCTGATTTATCTAAATGTATTGAAGAAAACGATCAATCAGTAGAGAACTCGTCCCATACTAAtgaggaggaggaggaggacGAGGAGGAGCATGAGCAGgagaagaaagaagaatatAGTAATTTGCAAGAGGAACAAACTACGGCGACTAATAAGGagtttaataacaacattAAAGACAATGCTaatatatcttttattatgaaCTCAAAAATTTCCGACCTTGGGGGAGTtggagaagaaaaagaaaaagaaaaagaaaaagaaaaagaaaaagaaaaagaaaaagaaaaagaaaaagaaaaaggcaaatttgatgatgatttgaTCAGCACAAAAGgtattaaaagaagaagggaAAGTAATTCTGATAGTGAGGGGGAAGAACATTTTGATGATGCTATTGATAAGAAGGAGGATAACTCTGAAAATAAGGGACTAGTTAACCAAAAATTGGAAGTTTCTGATAGTGTTGATTTCCGAATTAATGATAGTGCATTATCCACAACTGATTATAATGCTACAACTCCTTCTGGTTCAAACTTGAaccatcaaaaaaaaaatgtcagTTTTGCTTTTCCAGATGTGAGCTCAGATGAGTTATCTTCCGTTAGCTACGTAGATAACAATGACGAAAATTAG
- a CDS encoding uncharacterized protein (similar to Saccharomyces cerevisiae YHR078W | high osmolarity-regulated gene of unknown function) — translation MSDFLIINILLITSLIAYVFCYKVLWFRVQTIFDIIPKSFASANSEIFESLKCTVEDHFLYKLYSTYSIPSKILIKLIRHLFSFTISLNVVAIEIVLWKIKTANISQTSNLITTVIWPFDLFSLSISLILLIPFILLLAIFHKFFSASYSFNTILFMANGATWAWILSLIYIDIGPFYLTNSLLTKLALIGTTTMAVLSGIASISTPYKALSGLLHNYNNNTTANFVKYLGLLTKDTIQYQIKDCEKNIQENMDIVHKLNNVSKESINETPIILKRKLMDKIGLYYLELNNLKTISQKSLVARLSSQCFKFCFLIYCIFKLSTVFFITMPQFIHHWRDHPLDYEFKFYEKDLDRDPLAVSLAHILDAILFSFNYQQELDSLTTLLSLLISLSLFVCSISTVLNTISQILRFLPSRFQILELSVIATNGKGLPVSKNEGKINTLNNNTLSVIKNLIFVELTGIYILSTLLLIRSNLPQQISQTLDDLLGEKLAISSIRMEVWFDLMYALSASFTSTAIFFSILHAHRNKKKHNKKYSH, via the coding sequence atgaGTGATTTCCTCATAATAAACATCCTACTAATAACATCTTTAATAGCTTATGTTTTCTGTTATAAAGTGTTATGGTTCAGAGTCCAAACCATCTTTGATATAATCCCCAAATCATTCGCCAGTGCTAATTCAGAAATATTCGAAAGTTTAAAATGTACGGTTGAAGATCATTTTTTGTACAAATTGTATTCTACATATTCAATTCCTTCTAAAATATTGATTAAGCTTATTCGgcatttattttcatttacaATCTCATTAAACGTAGTGGCTATAGAAATTGTGCTatggaaaattaaaactgcAAACATATCACAGACTAGTAACTTAATCACTACGGTAATATGGCCCTTTGATTTGTTTTCTCTTTCGATCTCCCTAATCCTGTTAATTCCCTTTATCCTTTTATTAGCTATTTTTCACAAATTTTTTAGTGCCTCATATTCCTTCAatacaatattatttatggCTAACGGCGCGACTTGGGCTTGgattttatcattaatttatattgATATCGGTCCTTTTTATCTTACCAACAGTTTATTGACCAAATTAGCCTTAATCGGTACCACCACCATGGCCGTTTTATCGGGAATTGCATCCATATCAACACCGTACAAGGCACTATCAGGTCTACTTCATaattacaataataataccaccGCCAATTTTGTCAAATATTTGGGTTTATTGACTAAAGACACCATACAGTATCAAATCAAAGATTGTGAAAAAAACATCCAGGAAAATATGGATATTGTACATAAACTGAACAATGTTAGCAAAGAAAGCATTAATGAAACaccaattattttaaaacgGAAACTAATGGATAAGATTGGACTTTATTACCTAGAACTAAACAACTTGAAAACTATTTCTCAAAAATCACTCGTAGCTAGATTATCCTCTCAGTGtttcaaattttgttttttaatttattgtaTATTTAAGTTGAGCACCGTATTTTTCATTACTATGCCACAATTCATCCATCATTGGAGAGACCATCCATTGGACTAcgaatttaaattttacgAAAAAGATTTGGATAGAGATCCTTTGGCTGTTTCCTTGGCACATATTTTGGATGCTATTTTGTTCAGTTTCAATTATCAGCAGGAATTGGATTCTTTAACAACGCTACTTTCTTTACtaatatcattatctttatttgtATGTTCAATTTCTACTGTACTAAATACAATATCCCAAATATTAAGGTTCTTACCGTCACGGTTCCAAATCCTGGAGTTATCTGTTATAGCCACTAATGGAAAAGGTTTGCCCGTTTCTAAAAACGAGGGGAAAATTAATACcctaaataataataccttATCCGTCATTAAAAACCTAATTTTTGTGGAGTTGACAGGCATTTATATCTTGTCCACTCTTTTACTAATCAGATCAAACTTGCCACAACAAATATCACAAACTTTGGACGATTTACTAGGTGAAAAACTAGCAATTTCTAGTATACGAATGGAAGTTTGGTTTGATTTGATGTATGCATTAAGTGCATCCTTTACTTCAACAgccatttttttcagtatATTACATGCtcatagaaataaaaaaaaacataacaaaaaatattcacaCTAA